CAGCTAGTTTAGCCTTTTTGATTGCTGTTTTTACACGAGATTTAATTGCATTATTTCTTGCTCTTGCTTTTTGCATTTTGGTGATTGATTTAATTTTGGATTTTATATTTGCCATTTTTTTCCTATATTTATATATAATAGTTTATTTCAGCCCTTTAAAAAACGGTAATAAAAATTATACCATAAAAATATGTTATTTATATTTAAAAAATGAATTTTTAATCTCTAGACTTAATAAAAAAATTTAAACTCAATAACACTAATATTCAACTTTAAAAATTATTTTTCTAACTACACCAATTTGTCCAGTATATTTTGGCAAATGAGCATCGCCAGGTAGAAAAATTAAAAATTCGCCTTTTAACGGTCTAATTAAATTTCGGGTCGAATCTTTTTTATAAAGAGCTACATCATTTTCTTCAGAATAATCAGTTACTTTATTGACTAATTTCTCTGAAAAATCAAAGAAATATTGTTCTTTTTCGTCAAGTACTACAT
The DNA window shown above is from Mesomycoplasma ovipneumoniae and carries:
- a CDS encoding YhcH/YjgK/YiaL family protein; this encodes MIYDKLENFSKYSCLNENFAKLAKYLKETDLAKLPLGKTVIDEDRIFVIHVDFESFDDTNALYEYHKRYADVHVVLDEKEQYFFDFSEKLVNKVTDYSEENDVALYKKDSTRNLIRPLKGEFLIFLPGDAHLPKYTGQIGVVRKIIFKVEY